A region from the Musa acuminata AAA Group cultivar baxijiao chromosome BXJ1-10, Cavendish_Baxijiao_AAA, whole genome shotgun sequence genome encodes:
- the LOC135586932 gene encoding uncharacterized protein LOC135586932 isoform X1 — protein sequence MDLSTSLAVHYTTFYLGVLLGRPFLPSVNSDHGEKKLAKVIVPDKWKEGASNTTESGGRKINENKLLSRKNRWTPYGNTKCIICKQQVHQDAKYCHTCAYSKGVCAMCGKQVLDTKLYKQSNV from the exons ATGGATCTCTCTACATCTCTGGCGGTACACTACACAACGTTTTATCTCGGAGTTCTCCTCGGCCGTCCCTTTCTGCCATCGGTGAATAGTGACCATG GCGAGAAGAAGCTGGCCAAGGTGATCGTTCCGGACAAGTGGAAGGAGGGGGCCAGCAACACCACCGAGAGCGGCGGACGAAAGATCAACGAGAACAAGCTCCTCTCCAGGAAGAACAG GTGGACACCGTATGGAAATACTAAGTGCATAATATGCAAACAACAAGTGCACCAGGATGCAAAATATTGTCATACTTGTGCATACTCTAAAG gTGTGTGTGCAATGTGTGGGAAGCAAGTTCTGGATACGAAGTTGTACAAGCAAAGTAATGTATGA
- the LOC135586932 gene encoding uncharacterized protein LOC135586932 isoform X2 gives MVCEKCEKKLAKVIVPDKWKEGASNTTESGGRKINENKLLSRKNRWTPYGNTKCIICKQQVHQDAKYCHTCAYSKGVCAMCGKQVLDTKLYKQSNV, from the exons ATGGTGTGTGAGAAGT GCGAGAAGAAGCTGGCCAAGGTGATCGTTCCGGACAAGTGGAAGGAGGGGGCCAGCAACACCACCGAGAGCGGCGGACGAAAGATCAACGAGAACAAGCTCCTCTCCAGGAAGAACAG GTGGACACCGTATGGAAATACTAAGTGCATAATATGCAAACAACAAGTGCACCAGGATGCAAAATATTGTCATACTTGTGCATACTCTAAAG gTGTGTGTGCAATGTGTGGGAAGCAAGTTCTGGATACGAAGTTGTACAAGCAAAGTAATGTATGA
- the LOC135595253 gene encoding uncharacterized protein LOC135595253 isoform X1, whose product MPASSSAANRLPGILFSRALAPPLDSDLQPSLKPQLRRRVRSPALPRAAAGARPRRCGAASGGRRSGPATPLLRWKFSEKPPSEPGRKVQDVGPGVPPPPTRISARKLAAGIWHLRPLGADGGGRGGGGERRRVPLGPELVPGYQEVQLFYNPLSTDLHVNKNRKNGHASPVSVLSPKYGDFHKSSAMEKATKWDPGSSMTTEEVYRFYRHLKLLEDQELNTVSTVSSLRTELERARARISELERERKLAKKKLDQFLNRLAEEKESWRSREHEKFRAIIEAMKADLGKERKKRQRTEIIHGKLVSELAEAKLTAKQLLQDYEKERKARELVEEVCDELAKEIGEDKAEIESLKMEAMKIQEEAEDEKKMLQMAEVWREERVQMKLIDAKLTLEEKYSELRDLKAELEAFLAARMTKDSDFASMKEAELLKGKADLVNIEVIQEFSYQPPLASEDIYAVIEELQPRQETNARDIKPCCVYSPRSHASKVNTASPGTDVFLEHPTKQHAHEMIDSNDDEDESDWETVSQAEEQGSSNSHDGSEPSVNDYCKQSYASVSETELKENGNNKLNNEIIEVSTTNAKSRKKVSSICRLWRSSAHDNVEDLKKRSLSNGRISTGTPLASNNCEEYKKLSAEYTNGRPDGRISNGNLSPDMGLVEAGLSPRSIGHLNSPDLLNSHIPRGTKGCIEWPRSDQKHGLKAKLLEARMGSQKIQLRHVLKQKT is encoded by the exons ATGccggcctcctcctccgccgccaatCGCCTCCCGGGAATCCTCTTCTCCAGAGCCCTGGCGCCGCCACTGGACTCCGATCTACAACCGTCGCTGAAGCCCCAACTGCGCCGCCGTGTACGGAGCCCCGCATTGCCCCGCGCTGCTGCCGGGGCCCGCCCGAGAAGATGCGGCGCTGCTTCCGGCGGGAGGAGGAGCGGCCCCGCCACCCCCCTGCTTCGCTGGAAGTTCAGCGAGAAACCCCCGTCGGAACCCGGCCGTAAGGTCCAGGACGTCGGCCCCGGCGTTCCGCCACCACCGACCCGCATCTCCGCGAGGAAGCTCGCGGCTGGGATCTGGCACCTGCGGCCTCTGGGAGCTGATGGAGGCGGCCGCGGCGGCGGAGGGGAAAGACGGCGGGTTCCTCTAGGTCCTGAG CTTGTTCCTGGGTATCAAGAAGTTCAGTTGTTTTATAATCCCCTTAGCACCGACCTCCATGTTAATAAGAATAGGAAGAATGGGCATGCCAGTCCTGTGTCTGTCTTAAGTCCCAAGTATGGTGATTTCCACAAG AGTTCTGCAATGGAGAAGGCAACTAAATGGGACCCTGGGAGCTCAATGACCACGGAGGAGGTCTACCGATTCTACCGTCACCTGAAGCTTCTTGAAGACCAGGAACTGAACACAGTTTCGACTGTTTCTTCTCTACGGACTGAGCTTGAAAGGGCTCGTGCCCGCATCAGTGAGCTTGAGAGAGAACGTAAATTGGCAAAGAAAAAGCTGGATCAATTCTTGAACAGGCTTGCTGAGGAGAAAGAATCGTGGCGGAGCAGGGAGCATGAGAAATTTAGAGCTATAATTGAGGCAATGAAGGCCGACCTTGGCAAAGAGAGGAAAAAGCGGCAAAGAACGGAGATCATCCATGGTAAGCTGGTCAGTGAGCTTGCTGAGGCCAAATTAACTGCAAAGCAGCTCTTGCAGGACTATGAGAAAGAACGCAAAGCTCGTGAACTTGTTGAAGAGGTTTGTGATGAGCTTGCGAAGGAGATtggcgaggacaaggctgaaattGAATCTCTGAAGATGGAAGCGATGAAGATACAAGAAGAAGCTGAAGACGAGAAGAAGATGTTGCAGATGGCCGAGGTATGGCGTGAAGAAAGGGTtcagatgaaattaattgatgcaaAGCTTACTCTTGAGGAGAAATATTCAGAGCTGAGGGACCTAAAAGCAGAGTTAGAAGCATTTTTGGCTGCAAGAATGACTAAAGATTCGGACTTTGCATCAATGAAAGAGGCTGAGTTACTTAAAGGAAAAGCAGACTTGGTAAATATTGAAGTGATACAAGAGTTCTCTTACCAGCCACCACTTGCTTCAGAAGACATTTATGCCGTCATTGAAGAACTCCAGCCAAGACAAGAAACTAATGCGAGAGACATCAAACCTTGCTGTGTTTATAGCCCTAGAAGCCATGCCTCCAAGGTTAACACAGCGAGTCCTGGGACAGATGTCTTTCTAGAACATCCAACAAAGCAGCATGCACATGAGATGATAGATAGCAATGATGATGAAGATGAAAGCGACTGGGAAACAGTTAGTCAAGCCGAGGAACAAGGCTCAAGCAATTCACATGATGGGAGCGAACCATCTGTCAATGATTACTGTAAACAAAGCTATGCTTCAGTAAGCGAAACGGAGTTGAAGGAGAATGGTAACAACAAACTAAACAATGAAATCATAGAGGTTTCTACTACAAATGCAAAATCAAGAAAGAAGGTGTCTTCAATATGTAGGCTTTGGAGATCATCAGCACATGATAATGTTGAAGACCTTAAGAAAAGGTCGCTGTCAAATGGAAGGATATCCACTGGAACCCCCCTGGCTTCAAATAATTGTGAAGAGTACAAGAAGCTTTCAGCTGAGTATACAAATGGAAGACCAGATGGAAGGATCTCCAATGGAAATCTATCTCCTGACATGGGGTTGGTTGAAGCTGGTTTGAGCCCAAGAAGCATAGGACACTTAAACTCTCCCGACTTACTGAATTCTCACATTCCTCGCGGAACGAAGGGGTGCATCGAATGGCCACGAAGCGATCAGAAGCACGGGCTAAAGGCGAAGCTACTGGAGGCAAGGATGGGGAGCCAAAAGATTCAGCTGCGGCACGTCCTTAAACAGAAAACTTAG
- the LOC135595253 gene encoding uncharacterized protein LOC135595253 isoform X2: MPASSSAANRLPGILFSRALAPPLDSDLQPSLKPQLRRRVRSPALPRAAAGARPRRCGAASGGRRSGPATPLLRWKFSEKPPSEPGRKVQDVGPGVPPPPTRISARKLAAGIWHLRPLGADGGGRGGGGERRRVPLGPESSAMEKATKWDPGSSMTTEEVYRFYRHLKLLEDQELNTVSTVSSLRTELERARARISELERERKLAKKKLDQFLNRLAEEKESWRSREHEKFRAIIEAMKADLGKERKKRQRTEIIHGKLVSELAEAKLTAKQLLQDYEKERKARELVEEVCDELAKEIGEDKAEIESLKMEAMKIQEEAEDEKKMLQMAEVWREERVQMKLIDAKLTLEEKYSELRDLKAELEAFLAARMTKDSDFASMKEAELLKGKADLVNIEVIQEFSYQPPLASEDIYAVIEELQPRQETNARDIKPCCVYSPRSHASKVNTASPGTDVFLEHPTKQHAHEMIDSNDDEDESDWETVSQAEEQGSSNSHDGSEPSVNDYCKQSYASVSETELKENGNNKLNNEIIEVSTTNAKSRKKVSSICRLWRSSAHDNVEDLKKRSLSNGRISTGTPLASNNCEEYKKLSAEYTNGRPDGRISNGNLSPDMGLVEAGLSPRSIGHLNSPDLLNSHIPRGTKGCIEWPRSDQKHGLKAKLLEARMGSQKIQLRHVLKQKT, from the exons ATGccggcctcctcctccgccgccaatCGCCTCCCGGGAATCCTCTTCTCCAGAGCCCTGGCGCCGCCACTGGACTCCGATCTACAACCGTCGCTGAAGCCCCAACTGCGCCGCCGTGTACGGAGCCCCGCATTGCCCCGCGCTGCTGCCGGGGCCCGCCCGAGAAGATGCGGCGCTGCTTCCGGCGGGAGGAGGAGCGGCCCCGCCACCCCCCTGCTTCGCTGGAAGTTCAGCGAGAAACCCCCGTCGGAACCCGGCCGTAAGGTCCAGGACGTCGGCCCCGGCGTTCCGCCACCACCGACCCGCATCTCCGCGAGGAAGCTCGCGGCTGGGATCTGGCACCTGCGGCCTCTGGGAGCTGATGGAGGCGGCCGCGGCGGCGGAGGGGAAAGACGGCGGGTTCCTCTAGGTCCTGAG AGTTCTGCAATGGAGAAGGCAACTAAATGGGACCCTGGGAGCTCAATGACCACGGAGGAGGTCTACCGATTCTACCGTCACCTGAAGCTTCTTGAAGACCAGGAACTGAACACAGTTTCGACTGTTTCTTCTCTACGGACTGAGCTTGAAAGGGCTCGTGCCCGCATCAGTGAGCTTGAGAGAGAACGTAAATTGGCAAAGAAAAAGCTGGATCAATTCTTGAACAGGCTTGCTGAGGAGAAAGAATCGTGGCGGAGCAGGGAGCATGAGAAATTTAGAGCTATAATTGAGGCAATGAAGGCCGACCTTGGCAAAGAGAGGAAAAAGCGGCAAAGAACGGAGATCATCCATGGTAAGCTGGTCAGTGAGCTTGCTGAGGCCAAATTAACTGCAAAGCAGCTCTTGCAGGACTATGAGAAAGAACGCAAAGCTCGTGAACTTGTTGAAGAGGTTTGTGATGAGCTTGCGAAGGAGATtggcgaggacaaggctgaaattGAATCTCTGAAGATGGAAGCGATGAAGATACAAGAAGAAGCTGAAGACGAGAAGAAGATGTTGCAGATGGCCGAGGTATGGCGTGAAGAAAGGGTtcagatgaaattaattgatgcaaAGCTTACTCTTGAGGAGAAATATTCAGAGCTGAGGGACCTAAAAGCAGAGTTAGAAGCATTTTTGGCTGCAAGAATGACTAAAGATTCGGACTTTGCATCAATGAAAGAGGCTGAGTTACTTAAAGGAAAAGCAGACTTGGTAAATATTGAAGTGATACAAGAGTTCTCTTACCAGCCACCACTTGCTTCAGAAGACATTTATGCCGTCATTGAAGAACTCCAGCCAAGACAAGAAACTAATGCGAGAGACATCAAACCTTGCTGTGTTTATAGCCCTAGAAGCCATGCCTCCAAGGTTAACACAGCGAGTCCTGGGACAGATGTCTTTCTAGAACATCCAACAAAGCAGCATGCACATGAGATGATAGATAGCAATGATGATGAAGATGAAAGCGACTGGGAAACAGTTAGTCAAGCCGAGGAACAAGGCTCAAGCAATTCACATGATGGGAGCGAACCATCTGTCAATGATTACTGTAAACAAAGCTATGCTTCAGTAAGCGAAACGGAGTTGAAGGAGAATGGTAACAACAAACTAAACAATGAAATCATAGAGGTTTCTACTACAAATGCAAAATCAAGAAAGAAGGTGTCTTCAATATGTAGGCTTTGGAGATCATCAGCACATGATAATGTTGAAGACCTTAAGAAAAGGTCGCTGTCAAATGGAAGGATATCCACTGGAACCCCCCTGGCTTCAAATAATTGTGAAGAGTACAAGAAGCTTTCAGCTGAGTATACAAATGGAAGACCAGATGGAAGGATCTCCAATGGAAATCTATCTCCTGACATGGGGTTGGTTGAAGCTGGTTTGAGCCCAAGAAGCATAGGACACTTAAACTCTCCCGACTTACTGAATTCTCACATTCCTCGCGGAACGAAGGGGTGCATCGAATGGCCACGAAGCGATCAGAAGCACGGGCTAAAGGCGAAGCTACTGGAGGCAAGGATGGGGAGCCAAAAGATTCAGCTGCGGCACGTCCTTAAACAGAAAACTTAG